The proteins below are encoded in one region of Sphingobacterium sp. R2:
- a CDS encoding peptidylprolyl isomerase: protein MAIKANDVVALTYRLHTVENGEKVFVEETTAEQPLDFLYGVGMMLPKFEENIADLNIGDKISFELAPDDAYGQKDERAFAQLPVDMFKETGLPPVGEVLPLQDNQGNQFRAVVAEVTPEIVVADLNHPMAGKTLNFDIEILTVRPATEEELSHGHSHGVDGTQGH from the coding sequence ATGGCTATAAAAGCAAACGACGTCGTAGCATTGACGTACAGACTTCACACAGTAGAAAACGGTGAAAAAGTTTTCGTTGAAGAAACAACTGCAGAACAACCTTTAGATTTCTTATATGGTGTAGGTATGATGTTACCTAAATTTGAAGAAAACATCGCAGATTTAAATATTGGTGATAAAATTTCATTTGAATTGGCACCTGATGATGCTTACGGTCAAAAAGACGAAAGAGCATTCGCACAATTGCCAGTTGATATGTTCAAAGAAACAGGATTACCTCCAGTGGGAGAAGTATTACCTTTGCAAGACAACCAAGGAAACCAATTCCGTGCGGTGGTAGCTGAAGTTACTCCAGAAATTGTTGTTGCTGACTTAAACCACCCAATGGCTGGTAAAACATTAAATTTTGATATCGAAATCTTAACTGTACGTCCTGCTACTGAAGAAGAATTGTCTCATGGACACTCACATGGTGTAGACGGTACACAAGGTCACTAA
- a CDS encoding thioredoxin domain-containing protein encodes MANQLQFENSPYLKQHAHNPVDWMPWGPEALNKAKDENKLIIVSIGYSACHWCHVMERESFENSAIAQTMNKFFVSIKIDREERPDIDQVYMLAVQLMTNAGGWPLNCICLPDGRPIYGGTYFKPHDWQNILLQIAQMWEEKPEVALEYAEKLNNGIQRAEKLPIHSIPEQYTSEDLREIVTPWIETFDKKEGGYQRAPKFPLPNNWLFFLKYGVLADDKEILNHVHFTLKKIASGGIYDQIGGGFARYSVDPYWHIPHFEKMLYDNGQLLSLYAEAYQQHKDPFYKRIIEETIAWAEREMLAPNHGFYSALDADSEGIEGKFYSFSKTELDEVLGKDAGLFSQYFNITELGNWEEEQTNIPICAINADQLAAKVNMSADEWSEFLKDSKKKLYDFREKRVRPGLDHKQLTSWNALFLKGLVDAYSSLDNRHFLELALNNAQFICNELIQNNGQLLHQPEDKNRAIAGFLDDYAFTVEAFIVLYEATFDFNWLTKARQLADKAIALFYDGSQKTFYYTSSEAEQLIARKSEIMDNVIPSSSSTMTRQLKRLGLLFDNENYIAISDQLLANVFPQIKTYGSAYSNWAILLLEERYGINEIALTGKKAMAFKHELDQYYIPNKIVLGGTEENLPLLKHRVGKETKAYICKNRTCSLPQDSIKALINYI; translated from the coding sequence ATGGCGAATCAATTGCAATTTGAAAATTCACCGTACCTCAAACAGCATGCACACAATCCGGTAGATTGGATGCCTTGGGGGCCGGAAGCTTTAAATAAAGCAAAAGACGAAAATAAACTGATTATCGTAAGCATTGGCTACTCCGCTTGCCATTGGTGTCATGTGATGGAGCGCGAAAGTTTTGAAAACTCTGCCATCGCCCAGACCATGAATAAATTCTTTGTCTCGATCAAAATCGATCGCGAAGAACGCCCCGACATTGACCAAGTTTATATGTTAGCTGTCCAATTGATGACGAATGCGGGCGGATGGCCTTTGAACTGTATCTGTTTACCAGATGGTCGCCCGATTTATGGCGGCACCTATTTTAAACCGCACGACTGGCAGAACATCTTGTTACAAATTGCTCAAATGTGGGAAGAGAAGCCCGAAGTCGCATTGGAATATGCCGAAAAGTTAAACAACGGTATTCAACGGGCTGAAAAACTACCTATCCACTCCATTCCCGAACAGTATACTAGTGAAGACCTACGTGAAATTGTAACACCATGGATCGAAACTTTTGATAAAAAAGAAGGCGGTTATCAAAGAGCGCCAAAATTTCCACTACCAAACAATTGGTTGTTTTTTCTAAAATATGGAGTACTTGCCGATGATAAAGAGATCTTGAACCACGTGCATTTTACATTGAAAAAAATCGCTTCTGGCGGTATATACGACCAGATTGGTGGTGGCTTTGCGCGGTATTCAGTCGATCCCTACTGGCATATCCCCCATTTCGAAAAAATGCTCTATGATAACGGCCAATTGCTATCTTTATACGCCGAAGCTTATCAACAGCATAAAGATCCATTTTATAAAAGAATAATCGAAGAAACGATTGCTTGGGCCGAACGGGAAATGCTTGCCCCCAATCATGGTTTCTACAGCGCTCTTGATGCCGACAGTGAAGGTATTGAAGGAAAATTCTACTCCTTTTCAAAAACCGAATTGGATGAAGTGCTGGGCAAAGACGCTGGACTATTTAGTCAATACTTTAATATTACAGAATTGGGCAACTGGGAGGAAGAGCAAACGAATATTCCTATTTGCGCCATAAATGCAGACCAGTTAGCTGCAAAGGTCAATATGTCAGCTGACGAATGGTCAGAGTTTCTAAAAGATTCAAAGAAAAAATTATATGACTTCCGCGAAAAAAGAGTGCGGCCGGGACTCGACCATAAACAATTGACTTCTTGGAATGCCCTATTCTTAAAAGGACTCGTTGATGCCTATTCCAGTCTGGACAACAGACATTTTCTGGAGCTGGCCTTGAATAACGCACAATTTATATGTAATGAACTTATCCAAAATAATGGGCAATTACTGCATCAGCCAGAAGATAAAAATAGAGCGATTGCAGGCTTCCTCGATGATTATGCATTCACGGTTGAAGCGTTCATAGTATTGTATGAGGCTACATTTGATTTCAATTGGCTAACCAAAGCAAGACAGCTTGCCGACAAAGCTATTGCCTTATTTTACGATGGATCGCAAAAAACTTTTTATTATACATCATCGGAAGCGGAGCAACTCATCGCACGAAAAAGCGAAATCATGGATAATGTAATCCCATCTTCTTCATCGACCATGACCCGTCAACTGAAACGTCTAGGTCTACTTTTTGATAATGAAAATTATATCGCCATATCAGACCAATTATTAGCGAATGTATTCCCTCAAATCAAGACTTATGGTTCGGCCTATTCAAATTGGGCAATATTATTGCTAGAAGAAAGGTATGGAATCAATGAAATTGCATTGACGGGCAAGAAAGCAATGGCTTTTAAACATGAGCTCGATCAATATTATATTCCAAATAAAATTGTTCTTGGCGGTACAGAAGAAAATCTTCCACTTCTAAAACATAGGGTTGGAAAGGAGACAAAAGCTTATATTTGTAAAAATAGGACCTGCAGTCTGCCTCAGGATTCAATAAAAGCGTTAATAAATTATATTTAA
- a CDS encoding SMUG2 DNA glycosylase family protein: protein MLTFSEKVVLFNKQLHYQGNLPIGFNVINPYLDNPETLVVMEQFYKKFYQDNLQRKFIIGINPSRHGAGVTGVPFTDTKRLASACGIPMRSAHTHEISSVFMYDMIEAYGGPNIFYKQFYINSPFPLAIVRETNPNNWINANYYDDKQLFEMVKPFMVESLKQHIAMGLETDKVFVLGKKNATFLAKINKEEKLFGEMIILDHPRYIQQYKSKDKQHYIDNYIQLLSGL, encoded by the coding sequence ATGTTGACATTTTCGGAAAAAGTAGTTTTATTTAACAAACAACTTCATTATCAAGGGAATTTACCTATAGGGTTCAACGTCATTAATCCTTATCTCGATAATCCCGAGACATTGGTCGTGATGGAACAGTTTTACAAAAAATTTTACCAGGATAACTTACAAAGAAAATTCATTATCGGCATTAATCCGAGCAGGCATGGCGCAGGAGTAACGGGTGTTCCTTTTACCGACACGAAAAGATTAGCTAGCGCATGTGGTATACCAATGCGTTCAGCACACACGCATGAAATATCCTCTGTTTTTATGTACGATATGATCGAAGCCTATGGAGGACCAAACATTTTCTACAAACAGTTTTATATCAATTCGCCTTTTCCCCTAGCAATTGTTCGCGAGACAAATCCGAACAACTGGATCAATGCAAACTATTATGACGATAAGCAGCTTTTTGAAATGGTGAAGCCCTTTATGGTTGAATCCCTAAAACAACATATCGCTATGGGGCTCGAAACGGATAAAGTCTTTGTCCTTGGAAAGAAAAATGCTACCTTCCTTGCAAAAATTAATAAAGAAGAGAAACTATTTGGAGAGATGATTATTCTGGACCACCCACGCTATATCCAACAATATAAATCAAAGGACAAGCAACACTATATTGACAACTATATCCAATTATTAAGTGGCTTATAA